A window from Thermodesulfatator atlanticus DSM 21156 encodes these proteins:
- the cobJ gene encoding precorrin-3B C(17)-methyltransferase produces MDPNKPLALFYLTPRGRLVAEKLANYFPEAQVKKFNPNELARDWETAGALVFIMACGIVVRAIVPLIKSKKTDPAVLVIDEEGTSVISLLSGHLGGANELCREVAAILAAKPVITTASDVSGLPALDLWARENRLTFEPEALIPKVMTRYIQEKTLKVYLDFPVHLPRGFEEVKNPDAADLIVSYRLFPEKKALFARPKVLFLGLGLHEDARAEEIEGAVNEVFTQNGLSFASLAAVATVSKKAAVKGLSEFAQKYGLKLMGITPESLAKECARLGLANSFAANTSLGTPAVAEPAAMFAAGEKARLLIPKTKVAGLTLAVAAKETPFWGKLSIVGTGPGSLSEMTPLARKAIREAAYVVGYKCYLELIAPLLSGKETFTSGMTKEVERAQKAIELARKGAKVALVCGGDPGIYALAGLVFELLAEDGAPPDFEVQVIAGVSALNAGAARLGAPLTHDFAVISLSDRLTSWETIAKRLRAAAEADFVLVLYNPMSRTRKEPLKKAHRLLLNILPGKTPVGLARAISREGETILLTTLEKLLDHEIDMQTTIFIGNSESFCFGPWLITPRGYKGKRF; encoded by the coding sequence ATGGACCCAAATAAACCGCTAGCGCTTTTTTACCTGACCCCAAGAGGCCGCCTGGTGGCGGAAAAGCTTGCCAACTATTTTCCCGAGGCCCAGGTCAAAAAGTTTAACCCAAACGAGCTTGCCAGGGACTGGGAAACGGCAGGCGCCCTGGTTTTCATTATGGCCTGTGGTATCGTGGTGCGTGCCATTGTCCCGCTTATAAAGAGCAAAAAAACCGACCCTGCTGTGCTGGTTATCGACGAGGAAGGCACTTCTGTGATAAGCCTTCTTTCCGGTCACCTTGGCGGGGCGAATGAACTTTGCCGGGAAGTAGCGGCCATCCTTGCGGCAAAGCCGGTCATCACCACGGCAAGCGATGTTTCCGGGCTCCCTGCCCTTGATCTGTGGGCCCGTGAAAACAGGCTTACCTTTGAGCCAGAGGCTTTGATCCCCAAGGTCATGACTCGTTATATCCAGGAAAAGACCCTAAAAGTCTATCTCGATTTTCCGGTGCATTTGCCCAGGGGCTTTGAGGAGGTAAAAAACCCCGATGCCGCAGATCTCATCGTTTCCTATCGTCTTTTTCCTGAAAAAAAGGCCCTTTTTGCCCGACCAAAGGTGCTCTTTCTCGGCCTTGGCTTACACGAAGACGCCAGGGCCGAGGAGATAGAAGGCGCGGTAAACGAAGTATTTACACAAAATGGGCTTTCTTTTGCGTCTCTTGCCGCCGTGGCCACGGTGAGCAAAAAGGCTGCGGTAAAAGGGCTTAGCGAATTTGCCCAAAAATACGGGCTAAAGCTTATGGGGATCACCCCTGAGAGCCTGGCCAAGGAATGTGCACGCCTTGGCCTTGCTAATAGCTTTGCCGCAAATACCTCTCTTGGCACGCCAGCAGTGGCTGAGCCCGCGGCCATGTTTGCCGCAGGGGAAAAGGCAAGGCTCCTTATCCCCAAGACCAAGGTCGCTGGCCTTACTCTGGCAGTGGCGGCAAAAGAGACACCCTTTTGGGGAAAACTTTCTATCGTGGGCACCGGGCCTGGAAGCCTTTCCGAGATGACCCCTCTTGCCCGTAAGGCCATAAGAGAAGCCGCCTACGTGGTGGGTTACAAGTGTTATCTTGAACTGATTGCTCCCCTTCTTTCCGGTAAAGAGACTTTTACCTCTGGGATGACCAAAGAAGTTGAACGGGCGCAAAAGGCCATAGAGCTTGCCCGTAAGGGGGCAAAGGTGGCCCTTGTTTGCGGGGGAGACCCGGGTATTTACGCGCTTGCCGGCCTTGTGTTTGAGCTTCTGGCCGAAGACGGAGCACCGCCAGACTTTGAAGTTCAAGTAATTGCCGGGGTTTCGGCCTTAAACGCCGGGGCCGCCCGCCTTGGAGCGCCTCTTACCCACGACTTTGCCGTGATAAGCCTCTCTGACCGCTTAACCTCCTGGGAGACCATTGCAAAGCGCCTGCGCGCCGCAGCTGAGGCCGACTTCGTCCTGGTGCTTTATAACCCCATGAGTCGCACCAGGAAAGAACCTCTTAAAAAGGCCCACCGGCTGCTTCTTAATATTTTGCCAGGAAAGACCCCTGTGGGTCTGGCCCGGGCCATAAGCCGCGAGGGAGAGACCATCTTGCTTACCACTCTTGAAAAACTCCTTGACCACGAAATAGACATGCAGACCACGATTTTTATCGGAAACTCAGAGAGCTTTTGCTTTGGCCCCTGGCTCATCACCCCAAGGGGCTACAAAGGCAAGCGCTTCTAG